gctacggaatcataccGGGCTCACATGCTCATTATAATATGGCACTACGGATTTCTCCGGACTTGcccttttgtgctacggaatcacacCGGACTCACATTCATTTTATACGGCACTTCGAATTTTTCGGActtgccttttgtgctacggaatcataccGGGCTCACATTCTCATTATAATATGGCACTACGGATTTCTCCGGACTTGcccttttgtgctacggaatcacaccggactcacattcattttaatacggcacttcgaatttttcggacttgccttttgtgctacggaatcataccGGGCTCACATTCTCATTATATGGCACTACGGATTTCTCCGGACTTGCCCTtattgtgctacggaatcacacCCGACTCACATTAACTTTAATATGGCACTTCGAATTTTTTCGGActtgccttttgtgctacggaatcataccGGGCTCACATGCTCATTATAATATGGCACTACGGATTTCTCCGGACTTGcccttttgtgctacggaatcacaccggactcacattcattttaatacggcacttcgaatttttcggacttgccttttgtgctacggaatcataccGGGCTCACATTCTCATTATAATATGGCACTACGGATTTCTCCGGACTTGcccttttgtgctacggaatcacaccggactcacattcattttaatacggcacttcgaatttttcggacttgccttttgtgctacggaatcataccGGGCTCACATTCTCATTATATGGCACTACGGATTTCTCCGGACTTGCCCTtattgtgctacggaatcacacCCGACTCACATTAACTTTAATATGGCACTTCGAATTTTTTCGGActtgccttttgtgctacggaatcataccGGGCTCACATTCTCATTATAATATGGCACTACGGATTTCTCCGGACTTGcccttttgtgctacggaatcacaccggactcacattcattttaatacggcacttcgaattttttcggacttgccttttgtgctacggaatcataccGGGCTCACATTCTCATTATAATATGGCATTACGGATTTCTCCGGACTTGcccttttgtgctacggaatcacacCGGACTCACATTAACTTTATTACGGCACTTCGAATCTTTCGGACTTGCCTGTTTACTATGGAAAAACTGCGCTATGGATTTGTAAACAGACTcgcattttatttgtttcggaTTGCTGTTCGCTACGGTCTTCGACCGGACTCGCATCTCCTTTTAcgactgtttgttttttataaaatatttttatttgcactgCGGTCTTTAACCAGACTTGCATGCTTCTTACTGTTTCAGTTTTCATCAAAACCAGTGCGCTACGGATTTTTAACCGGActcgcatcttttttttttaaattgaaatttttcaacatctttctGTTTCTGCAAACACTGTGCGCTTGGTGTTTTCAGCCGGATTcgcattctttttttataatcattataattatttcgaTATGCACTACGGTCTTCAACCGGACTTGCAtgctattttaaaattatatttattcaaagtctctttttattacaaacacTACTTTGCGCTGCGGAGTTTCAACCGGACACgcattctctttttttaatcaatagtATTATTTTGGGTATGTACTACGGTCTTCAACCGGACTTGCATTCTTCTCGATTTTTCATattctttcttattttttttttttagtttgccaAACTGCGCTGTAGATTTCAAACCAAACTCTCATTCTCTTTTCCCGGTCAGCAAAAATAatcatgctttctcgctcttacatattaaaatgtttgttgGGTTCTGTTAGTAAGCGTCAGTTTTGTTGATTGGGTACGCAACATGGCTGTCATTTACACTTGCGCCTTTTCCACGTTTGGGACAATGCTTCGGGATTTTGCCTAACTCACCTTTTTGCCTTTCTTTCGTAAAACGCTACGTGCTACAACTTTTTTCCCAGACTCACTCTTTCCATCATCTGTTATCTGCACGTTttacacaccaccaacaaaaaatcgtaCCGGCTGCGCCAATTGTAGAGTTCTGGTTCGGTGTAATATTTATTCGCCCGTCTTCGGCGGTGGTTCAATAACAACTGTCAACCTATTCTCCCTACTTGTACATGCTGTCCCTCTCTGTCACTGCTATTGCATTCTACAACTTTATGCTAGGATTAGGtaatatataaataattaaGATGTGTTTCGGTCGGtttctaaataaataaattaattaattaagtcCATGACAGAATTATcaatacagtagaacgtcgattatccgggggcgGATTAACCGGTGGGtggcttaaccgtgcgcataaaCGTGACAGCTGTTCAAACGTACAGCGAACATTTACAGCGATAGTCAAGTGGGCAACCAGTTTTTTGTGCAGCTCAGTAGTATCTAGTGGtattttcgaaattcatttttgttcatgaacagtTGTTAAACCTATggttattcttcttctttttcttcttcggcgAGTGAGGATGTATCCTTCTACATCTGACGTTTCAAATGTATTCAGAGTTTTACCCACTCTTTATTTTAACCTGACAGTTGTCATTTGGTCatggttatttttttatttttgttttcaatttatttttgtctttctatgctattttttgtattttttttaatttctatttgattttccttcatgaatttgatatttttttaattggttatggttattgatttattgactTTTACActtcttggaccattatccgtgcaaatcgattaaccggcaacTGTCCGgtcccgaactgcccgaataATCGACGCTCTACTGTACTTTATTcgcaaaataataattcagcGATAGCTCATTCCGCTATGTTCGTATTAAGCTTGTCAGCTGGGGGATACGCGGATTTGTTTTGCGCGGctttttatctgtcaaataaTCAGTTGCATTGTGTCCGGATTCGCACGAACAGCTCAAAGCAATCCGCGTTTTATCCTTGCATCGTTAGCCTCTGCTTGTGCAGAGATTTGGAAGCCGCTACAATTGTTTTTGTGCTAATTAACAGCCATAAATACACACCTCGAATTACACCATATTGTGTGCGATCGTTTTTGAGCGAAGCCGCAATGAATGTCCTCGATCAGGAAGTATTGGACGCTCTGCAGCGGGAGGAACACTGTACGACCCATCTGTTCGAAGAACTGTGGACCGGTTCGCTCGAACCTGCTTTGGACATTGCGATTAGACACAATCCTCATGCGGAACATTCGGTACAGATAATCTCTCGGATAGTGGAGCAATGCCTTTGCGAGTTTCCGTATCGAGAATTCCTGCAATTGCACAACGAGGTGAAGTACGATGAGCAAGCGGCGAAGCTGCGCACCGAAGGGAACAAAATGGTTGACCCGAAAGTGAAGCGCCTGTACGAAGCTGTGAAGTTGTACAACGAAAGCATCACGTACACGAAGCCTGGATCGACGGATCGATCGCTAGCCTATGCCAACCGATCAGTAGTGTGTCTGCAGATGCACCGGTACGAGGAGTGTTTGGCGAACATCCGGCTAGCTCGCGAGGCCAACTATCCGGCCCGGTTGGCGGACAAGCTGGACAAACGAGAGGAACAAGCGAAAGAAGAGTTGGCAAAGAGcaacgaaaagaagaagaagaagaagaaagatgatCTGAAGCCAGAACTGCCGTTGAGCTTCCCGGGCCACGAGCACATGCCACACGTGGCCAACTGTCTGCAACTGCAACAGAACGAACAGTACGGACGGCATGTGGTCACCACTCGCCGGCTGAAGGTGGGCGATGTGGTGATGCTGGACACGCCGTTCGTGAAAACGCTGCACGATCCGCTCCGGCATGTGCGGTGTGATTTTTGTCACGCCGAGCGCCCATTCATCCTGATACCGTGTGAAGGGTGTACCTGGGTGATGTACTGTTCGGCGGAATGTTTGGGCAAGGCGTACAGCCAGTACCATCGGTATGAGTGTGGCGTCATGCGGGACCTGTGGCGAGTGGCGGGAAAATGTCCCATGACGGCGGTACGCACCGTAGCCTCCGCGTTCGGCACGTTCGATGACGATCCGGACGCACTGCAAGCGCATCTGGACGAGCTGGATGAGCCGCAGGTGAATGGATTCACGATGGACTGGCGAACGGCCACACCAAAGGATGTGTACAACACGGTGCACGTGCTGTCGACTAACCAAGAGCGCCGACCGTTTATGCAGCTGGTGTTCATGGTATACCTGGCGATCATTATACACAAGCTCATGCTGGAAAGGACTGAGCTGGGACCGCGTAGCCGCGATAAGCCCAGCATAGGCAAGCTGCTGTTCGATTTGATCCTTCGCCACGTGCAAGTGATACGAATTAATCGGCAATTTTTGTCCTTCTACGAGCACCGCCCGGACAGGCAGCGGTTCCAGGCGAAAGAATACGGAACGGCTTGCTATTCGTTGGTTAGCATGTTTAACCATTCCTGTGCCTCGAACGTACGGCGGCTTATTTTGCGCGACGGCCGCTGCGCTATGATCGTTATTCGCCCGATCGGGCCGGGTGAACAGCTGTTCGATAGTTACGGGTAAGCGGAGAGTGTAAGGAAAAATtacgtttttttgttacgcATATTTAATGTAAATTTCGTATGCTTTCAGGTTGCATCACTTTTCGTTTGAACGGTCACACAGACAAAAAGGCACGTTCGTAATGTTCAACTTTGAATGCTCCTGTGAAGCCTGTGCATCGAATTATCCGACACTAAATCAAATAGTTAACCAGCAGTCAAGAGCACCTATGCCTATGGCCGATGCGATGGAACTGTGCTCGTTTGAGGAAGTTTTGGAAACGCATGACCCGAAGCTGGCACTAGAGGTGAAGGCTAAGCTGCAAACGGATCTAAACCGTAGGGCACGTCGATATCCGGCGGGCGAAATAATGTTGAGAATGTTTAATTACGACTTTAGCCTTTTTGTTGCGTATCAGTATACGTCCGAGAGCTACAACTACTGGGAGTACTGCAACCCGTAAGCCCAGAGAAGGGTGGGGTTCATTGATACGAGGTTACACGGTAGACATGGTTTTACATTCGAACACTTGCATTAGACGTAATGGCTGAGCATATAGAGCTGTGAATATGTACTGCCAAGCTGAACTAGATAATAGGAATACTGGTACCAAAGGAAATACCGTTCGAACGAACGAATTGCATTTGTTGAACTTATGCGGAAAAAAGTGGTGAATACATTGAATGAATTCTTCGAAGCTTATTATTAGGTGGACGTTATTATCATATATGATGCATTCGAAAAGCTTTCTGTTGCTGCGGACTATTTGCTACGAAATGAATAAGATGGGTGTTTACAGGGCTTTTTGAGTAATTTCCCAATGTGGACACAATTAAGAGACAGGTAGGCAATGCTGCTCACAGTTAACCGTTGTCTGAATGGCCAAATTAATACCTTGAACTCTATGATCTACGGgtatcccatacattttgttcgggaaattgaactttttcttatcaaaaatttaataattttttaatgtacatgatttgaaaatttcaaattgaatGTGAAGATTATGGTATTTGTCTTATTTACTTTAGTGGCAAAAttgggaatttagaaaaaaataggTTGCTaccattttcatttaaaaagtgATTtcgaattgaaaattaaaatcacacTCCCGGTATCTGGTCGGCATCTGGAGTAGAATTTGGTGTAAATTTGGTAATTGAGATAGCGGTTGAAACAAAAGCATGACATACGAACCTCTGAGATGCCTCAACCAGAGGATATACACTGAAGGCAAAACAAAGCACGACAGAAAGAGGATATAAAGCGGAATAGAACGAGATAGACAAACCTCTGATTATTtcgcaaaaaacaacatacgAGGGCTACACTATCGCCTTAAAGAAGTTGAAGAAGATTCCTTTTTGATAATGTGCGCACGAATAATAGGTTGTTGTTCAGGCGACAAGTGTGTTTATTACAATTTAGTGGCATCATATTGCTTGCATATCTCTGCACATTTAGCATTTACTGTTGATGGCTTGTTTCGCTCTTGTTTACTGTTAAGTTGTTTCGTGTTAAGGTGGTCTACTGGGGGAAGTGtatgtacaggcggtccccgagatacacggtacctcttatacgcggttttccaaatttgacagttctttgagcaaattgtactgatgtGAGAAATCCATAGAATGTAAAATACcgtttcaaaaggtttaaaaatgttcaattgagtagaaacatatcaaaaaaTTTATTTGGTGTCTAAAACCACCCCTTGCAAaaacttgcaaaattacacgaatattagtgatattttgccTGCAAAttacgagattcgacttacgcggaaattcgagatacgcggtattttgcggcccttttcggtccccattaaccgtgtatctcggggacagcCTGTATTTGGTTTCACCACCCGACATTTTCAGTGTCTAAAACTCCTTAACCTAGTAGGCCAGTGTGTCGTCCACGAGGTGCCTTTGCACAATTGTTGAAAAAAGCCACATTTCATTTGTTAGTTGCTATCATGGCCTTTCCAAGCGTATACAGTCCCCGCTATCATGCGAACTCGGAAAtgcattttattgatttgaaTATATTCTATCATAAGGAAGAATGGTCATTGACTGTGCAGTTCGAAACTCTATGGCATAAAACGCTTGGAAGTTCTTTACAAAGTGCGATTATAAACAATCCCAATGCGACACAATCGGTAGAGATGATCGCTGAGATAGTAAGAAATTGTCTTAGCAGCGTTAGCCATCCCAATCTGGAAAAACATTATTACGACACAAAGAACACGAAGCTAGCGGTTAGCTCTCGCATCAGGGGAAACAAAATGCTAGACAAGAGTGTGAAACGGTTGAACGAAGCTATTGTGTTGTACAACGAGAGTCTTTCGGACACGCAAGCAAATTCGGAGGAACGGTCCCTAGCCTATGCCAACCGATCGATAGTTTGCCTGCAGTTGCACCGGTACGAGGAGTGTTTGGAGAACATCCGGCTAGCTCGCGAGTCCAACTATCCGGCACGGTTGGCGGAAAAGCTGAATCAGCGAGAAGCCGTAGCTAAGAAAGCGTTGGCCAAGGCCTTGAAGCAGGATGCTGAACGGATGGAAGAGGAACCGAAGGAAGAACTACGGCTTAGCTACCCGGGCCACGAGCACATGCCGCATGTGGCCAACTGTCTGCAACTGCAACAGAACGAACAGTACGGACGGCATGTGGTCACCACTCGCCGGCTGAAGGTGGGCGATGTGATGATGCTGGACACGCCGTTCGTGAAAACGCTGCAGGAAGATTGCCGCTATGTGCGGTGTGATTTTTGTCACGCCGAGCGCCCATTCACCCTGATACCGTGTGAAGGGTGTACCTGGGTGATGTACTGTTCGGCGGAATGTTTGAGTAAGGCGTACGACCAGTACCATCGGTATGAGTGTGGCGTCATGCGAGATGCGTACAGTGTTTGTGGAAGATTTCCAGCGACTGCTTTACGCGCGACTGCCACTGCAATCAGTATCTTTGATGGTGACCTAGTGGCATTGCAAAACCATCTGGATGCGCTGGACGAGTCCCGGGTGAACGGATTCACGATGGACTGGAGGACGGCCACACCGAAGGACGTGTACAACACGGTGCACGTGCTGCCAACCAATCAAGAACGACGAGGTTTGGTCGATCATACGTACCAAATCCTTGTTGCGATTCTACTGCATAAAGCTATGGTGGAAAGGATTGAGCTGGGACCAAAGTGCAAAGCAAGCCCTAAAATGGATAAGTTTTTGTTCGATCTGATCCTTCGTCATGTGCAAACCATTCGATGTAATCATCAGTTGTTATCCTTTTACGAGGGTCAACCGCAGGAGAAATATTTCGAATATAAACTATATGGTGCGGCTTGCTATCCGTCGGTCAGCATGTTGAACCATTCCTGTGCCTCGAACGTACGGCGGCTTTATTTGGCCGACGGTCGCTGCGCTATGATCGTTATCCGCCCGATCGACAAGGATTGCCAACTGTTCGATAGTTACGGGTAAGCTAATTTATTGTTTACAATTACAGGAACGGTTACCAAACTCCATTGTAAAATGGCATAGTTCCACCGTATGGTTGCACGATTCCCCTAATCAGTTGAAGCATAGTGCTAACTGCTTGAACCACCAATATGCTCCGAACCCCAGTATACGAGTACTTTTTTTTCGCATGCTTTCAGATTGCACCACCTCGATGATGATCGGGTACTGAGACAAAGGGTTATTCAATTGCTGTTCAACTTTCAATGTTCGTGTGAAGCATGTACGCACAATTATCGTACATTCAAGGAACTATCATTCCAATATGGAGGTGATTTTACTTTGATAAGTCATATTCAACAGGAAGGGATTTACGAAACCTTAGCAACCCGTAACCGGAAGTTAGCATTAAAGATCATGAGAGAACTGCAAACTGACTTAAACCGTAAGCATAGCCGGTATCCATCCtatgatgtgtgcgggaagatGCGATGTTATGAGCTCTCCTTATCCCTGGTGTACGTGTCGGAAAGTTTCCTGTACTGTAGGAAATGCACGGGTATATTGGAATTACAACACTTGCATCCAGAATCTTTGTCTTAGAGTACTTAGATGATCCTTCTGAATGCTTTGTTGAGctatataatataaataacagtAGAAAAGGGTTTGTTGCTTGAGCGAATGAATCTCTGTCGAACATTTTGCCTTAGAATGCTTAGGTGATTCATCTGAATGATTGGTTGAACCAGATACGTATGAATATCAGTACTAAATAATACTGTTGCCACGATTGAATTGCATGTGTTGAAAATAGCTACGTATTAGGGAATGTTATTACCAGGGATGATGCATTCGCGAAACGTATTCTCTGAGAACAAAATGGAATAATTAGTGTAAAATGAGGGGAAATCATTAAATTCATTGaatttaataatgaaatttgaaattcatAAGGTAATTTAATACCATTTATACATTTAGTTTCATCGTCGAAACATTTCGCCCGGAGCGATCCGGGTCGTAATTTTGGTTCCAGTAGGTTCAGTGGGTTCAGTACATTCGTTAAACCTCACGACGTAGATGTGACACAGAGAAGAGGATTGCACAGAAAAGAGATGCACAAAATCACAATAAAACGAACCAATAATCATCCTATACAATTCCAGAATGTTTACATGAATCCATTCATCTTAAGAGAACATCTGAACTAgtgatgagaaaaatgaattttatgtcggaatcgatttcggctAGCTCcgcagttttctggaatcgattccggatagtatgTCTGGATAGTAGTAGGATAGTagatccggaatcagttttcggaatcgattccagaatcgggtcgggaatcagaatcgactccggaattgattccggaatcggctccagaatcggaatcgactccggagtTGGAATCAGTTGTGGATTAGAAATCGGCTCTCGAATC
This sequence is a window from Anopheles merus strain MAF chromosome 3R, AmerM5.1, whole genome shotgun sequence. Protein-coding genes within it:
- the LOC121597908 gene encoding SET and MYND domain-containing protein 4-like isoform X2, with the translated sequence MFVLSLSAGGYADLFCAAFYLSNNQLHCVRIRTNSSKQSAFYPCIVSLCLCRDLEAATIVFVLINSHKYTPRITPYCVRSFLSEAAMNVLDQEVLDALQREEHCTTHLFEELWTGSLEPALDIAIRHNPHAEHSVQIISRIVEQCLCEFPYREFLQLHNEVKYDEQAAKLRTEGNKMVDPKVKRLYEAVKLYNESITYTKPGSTDRSLAYANRSVVCLQMHRYEECLANIRLAREANYPARLADKLDKREEQAKEELAKSNEKKKKKKKDDLKPELPLSFPGHEHMPHVANCLQLQQNEQYGRHVVTTRRLKVGDVVMLDTPFVKTLHDPLRHVRCDFCHAERPFTLIPCEGCTWVMYCSAECLSKAYDQYHRYECGVMRDAYSVCGRFPATALRATATAISIFDGDLVALQNHLDALDESRVNGFTMDWRTATPKDVYNTVHVLPTNQERRGLVDHTYQILVAILLHKAMVERIELGPKCKASPKMDKFLFDLILRHVQTIRCNHQLLSFYEGQPQEKYFEYKLYGAACYPSVSMLNHSCASNVRRLYLADGRCAMIVIRPIDKDCQLFDSYGLHHLDDDRVLRQRVIQLLFNFQCSCEACTHNYRTFKELSFQYGGDFTLISHIQQEGIYETLATRNRKLALKIMRELQTDLNRKHSRYPSYDVCGKMRCYELSLSLVYVSESFLYCRKCTGILELQHLHPESLS
- the LOC121597908 gene encoding SET and MYND domain-containing protein 4-like isoform X3, encoding MFVLSLSAGGYADLFCAAFYLSNNQLHCVRIRTNSSKQSAFYPCIVSLCLCRDLEAATIVFVLINSHKYTPRITPYCVRSFLSEAAMNVLDQEVLDALQREEHCTTHLFEELWTGSLEPALDIAIRHNPHAEHSVQIISRIVEQCLCEFPYREFLQLHNEVKYDEQAAKLRTEGNKMVDPKVKRLYEAVKLYNESITYTKPGSTDRSLAYANRSVVCLQMHRYEECLANIRLAREANYPARLADKLDKREEQAKEELAKSNEKKKKKKKDDLKPELPLSFPGHEHMPHVANCLQLQQNEQYGRHVVTTRRLKVGDVMMLDTPFVKTLQEDCRYVRCDFCHAERPFTLIPCEGCTWVMYCSAECLSKAYDQYHRYECGVMRDAYSVCGRFPATALRATATAISIFDGDLVALQNHLDALDESRVNGFTMDWRTATPKDVYNTVHVLPTNQERRGLVDHTYQILVAILLHKAMVERIELGPKCKASPKMDKFLFDLILRHVQTIRCNHQLLSFYEGQPQEKYFEYKLYGAACYPSVSMLNHSCASNVRRLYLADGRCAMIVIRPIDKDCQLFDSYGLHHLDDDRVLRQRVIQLLFNFQCSCEACTHNYRTFKELSFQYGGDFTLISHIQQEGIYETLATRNRKLALKIMRELQTDLNRKHSRYPSYDVCGKMRCYELSLSLVYVSESFLYCRKCTGILELQHLHPESLS
- the LOC121597908 gene encoding SET and MYND domain-containing protein 4-like isoform X1 → MFVLSLSAGGYADLFCAAFYLSNNQLHCVRIRTNSSKQSAFYPCIVSLCLCRDLEAATIVFVLINSHKYTPRITPYCVRSFLSEAAMNVLDQEVLDALQREEHCTTHLFEELWTGSLEPALDIAIRHNPHAEHSVQIISRIVEQCLCEFPYREFLQLHNEVKYDEQAAKLRTEGNKMVDPKVKRLYEAVKLYNESITYTKPGSTDRSLAYANRSVVCLQMHRYEECLANIRLAREANYPARLADKLDKREEQAKEELAKSNEKKKKKKKDDLKPELPLSFPGHEHMPHVANCLQLQQNEQYGRHVVTTRRLKVGDVVMLDTPFVKTLHDPLRHVRCDFCHAERPFILIPCEGCTWVMYCSAECLSKAYDQYHRYECGVMRDAYSVCGRFPATALRATATAISIFDGDLVALQNHLDALDESRVNGFTMDWRTATPKDVYNTVHVLPTNQERRGLVDHTYQILVAILLHKAMVERIELGPKCKASPKMDKFLFDLILRHVQTIRCNHQLLSFYEGQPQEKYFEYKLYGAACYPSVSMLNHSCASNVRRLYLADGRCAMIVIRPIDKDCQLFDSYGLHHLDDDRVLRQRVIQLLFNFQCSCEACTHNYRTFKELSFQYGGDFTLISHIQQEGIYETLATRNRKLALKIMRELQTDLNRKHSRYPSYDVCGKMRCYELSLSLVYVSESFLYCRKCTGILELQHLHPESLS
- the LOC121597908 gene encoding SET and MYND domain-containing protein 4-like isoform X5 — its product is MFVLSLSAGGYADLFCAAFYLSNNQLHCVRIRTNSSKQSAFYPCIVSLCLCRDLEAATIVFVLINSHKYTPRITPYCVRSFLSEAAMNVLDQEVLDALQREEHCTTHLFEELWTGSLEPALDIAIRHNPHAEHSVQIISRIVEQCLCEFPYREFLQLHNEVKYDEQAAKLRTEGNKMVDPKVKRLYEAVKLYNESITYTKPGSTDRSLAYANRSVVCLQMHRYEECLANIRLAREANYPARLADKLDKREEQAKEELAKSNEKKKKKKKDDLKPELPLSFPGHEHMPHVANCLQLQQNEQYGRHVVTTRRLKVGDVVMLDTPFVKTLHDPLRHVRCDFCHAERPFILIPCEGCTWVMYCSAECLSKAYDQYHRYECGVMRDAYSVCGRFPATALRATATAISIFDGDLVALQNHLDALDESRVNGFTMDWRTATPKDVYNTVHVLPTNQERRGLVDHTYQILVAILLHKAMVERIELGPKCKASPKMDKFLFDLILRHVQTIRCNHQLLSFYEGQPQEKYFEYKLYGAACYPSVSMLNHSCASNVRRLYLADGRCAMIVIRPIDKDCQLFDSYGLHHLDDDRVLRQRVIQLLFNFQCSCEACTHNYRTFKELSFQYGGDFTLISHIQQEGIYETLATRNRKLALKIMRELQTDLNLSFETVQ
- the LOC121597908 gene encoding SET and MYND domain-containing protein 4-like isoform X4, which encodes MNVLDQEVLDALQREEHCTTHLFEELWTGSLEPALDIAIRHNPHAEHSVQIISRIVEQCLCEFPYREFLQLHNEVKYDEQAAKLRTEGNKMVDPKVKRLYEAVKLYNESITYTKPGSTDRSLAYANRSVVCLQMHRYEECLANIRLAREANYPARLADKLDKREEQAKEELAKSNEKKKKKKKDDLKPELPLSFPGHEHMPHVANCLQLQQNEQYGRHVVTTRRLKVGDVVMLDTPFVKTLHDPLRHVRCDFCHAERPFILIPCEGCTWVMYCSAECLGKAYSQYHRYECGVMRDLWRVAGKCPMTAVRTVASAFGTFDDDPDALQAHLDELDEPQVNGFTMDWRTATPKDVYNTVHVLSTNQERRPFMQLVFMVYLAIIIHKLMLERTELGPRSRDKPSIGKLLFDLILRHVQVIRINRQFLSFYEHRPDRQRFQAKEYGTACYSLVSMFNHSCASNVRRLILRDGRCAMIVIRPIGPGEQLFDSYGLHHFSFERSHRQKGTFVMFNFECSCEACASNYPTLNQIVNQQSRAPMPMADAMELCSFEEVLETHDPKLALEVKAKLQTDLNRRARRYPAGEIMLRMFNYDFSLFVAYQYTSESYNYWEYCNP